A stretch of [Clostridium] scindens DNA encodes these proteins:
- a CDS encoding LytR/AlgR family response regulator transcription factor, whose protein sequence is MKIAVCDDELTVREQASDIIKTYFDERKRNAELTLYESGSKMIEDKEAYDIIFLDIEMPEINGIETAEALRKWDVRSKIIYLTNYSNFKSHAYKVHAFDYLCKPIKEEEIYAVLNEAVRYLEEAEVSPEIFFKTSQGGINLRINEIYYFKYCARELSIVCERRRYTSASYSLKQLYEKLCRYHFEMPHKSFIVNMLHIKDIKGADIRMDNGDTVPLAQKRSVAFKNSFNDFLQTTFKLF, encoded by the coding sequence ATGAAAATTGCAGTTTGTGATGATGAGCTTACGGTCAGAGAACAGGCTTCTGATATCATAAAGACATATTTCGACGAGAGAAAGAGAAATGCAGAGCTGACGCTATATGAATCAGGCAGTAAGATGATTGAAGATAAAGAAGCGTATGATATCATATTTTTAGATATCGAGATGCCAGAAATAAATGGGATCGAGACCGCAGAAGCATTGCGGAAATGGGATGTAAGAAGCAAGATCATTTATCTGACCAACTACAGTAATTTTAAAAGCCATGCTTATAAGGTCCACGCATTTGACTATCTGTGCAAGCCTATAAAGGAAGAAGAGATATATGCTGTCCTTAATGAAGCCGTCAGGTATCTGGAAGAGGCAGAGGTATCGCCGGAAATATTTTTTAAGACAAGCCAGGGCGGCATCAATCTTAGAATCAATGAGATCTATTACTTTAAATATTGTGCAAGAGAACTATCGATCGTATGTGAAAGAAGGCGTTATACGTCGGCATCTTATAGCTTGAAGCAGCTGTACGAAAAGTTATGCCGATATCATTTTGAAATGCCGCATAAAAGTTTTATCGTAAATATGCTGCATATCAAGGATATAAAAGGGGCTGATATACGAATGGACAATGGGGACACCGTTCCGCTGGCCCAGAAGAGATCGGTTGCATTTAAAAATAGTTTCAATGATTTCCTGCAGACGACTTTCAAATTATTTTAG
- a CDS encoding YesL family protein gives MDNMIIRVLTRIFDFILLNILWVVCSIPIVTMGASTAALYSVMLKITKNQEGYIIKDYFKAFRENFRQGTIVWMILALLGFLIGADMAIVSRTSGIVASAAIVIFCITGFFCFVEVLFVFPLIAVFRNSTGNMIKNAILIPVSRLPYALPVLLLTGMCLILTFLNQTSILAGAAIWSVIGVSVLTYANSFFIRKVLEPYMEAR, from the coding sequence ATGGACAATATGATCATACGAGTGCTTACGCGAATCTTTGATTTTATTCTATTGAATATCTTATGGGTAGTCTGTTCCATACCGATTGTAACGATGGGCGCATCAACGGCGGCTCTGTATTCGGTTATGCTTAAGATTACGAAGAATCAGGAAGGATATATTATAAAGGATTACTTCAAGGCATTTCGTGAGAACTTCAGACAGGGTACGATAGTATGGATGATATTGGCACTCCTGGGGTTCCTGATCGGAGCAGATATGGCTATAGTAAGCAGGACGTCAGGAATCGTGGCGTCAGCGGCCATCGTTATATTCTGCATAACCGGCTTCTTCTGCTTTGTAGAAGTGCTCTTCGTCTTTCCATTAATTGCCGTATTCAGGAACAGTACGGGCAATATGATAAAGAACGCGATACTGATTCCAGTCTCCAGACTGCCTTATGCATTACCCGTCCTGCTTTTGACGGGGATGTGCCTGATCCTTACTTTCCTCAATCAGACGTCGATTTTGGCAGGGGCTGCTATCTGGAGCGTGATAGGAGTATCGGTTCTTACATATGCAAACTCGTTCTTTATACGCAAGGTGCTGGAACCTTATATGGAGGCACGTTAA
- a CDS encoding DUF4091 domain-containing protein codes for MDYDVRIISTLEKVLPKSGMLDSRPIRKLTGFRKQRVSFQIAYCYHGDYYLNQTKAQAFRNPYATVRVEGDFKEKVNIRKVENVPVLFPHEKQVKKYDSEYLGDEPGLYPDILAPFEGGVQMILEQWRALWVDCEIPEDAEGGDHDITIVFAGTDGTEYVRTRLTLHVVPAVLPKQKVLHTEWFYPDCLADYYGCDVFSEEHWKIIGNFMRTAASRGVNMIFTPLFTPALDTLIGGERTTVQLVKVYKRSDGYSFDYSLFHRWIELCKEVGFEYFEMSHLFAQWGAKFPPKVVAEVDGSTEKIFGWNTPVSDGGYEEFLKAFLPTLMEELKKEGILEYTYFHISDEPTIDNADTYQKALHMVRPYIGDVPVIDALSHVQLYEEGIVKKPVPSSEYIHDFLDQGLENAWVYYCCGQGYRVSNRFIAMPAWRTRILGVQLYKYNMEGFLHWGFNFYNSQYSLHRIDPFRVNDSEDAFPAGDPFIVYPGKDGEPIESMRLPVMADAMLDTQLLEYLESLTSREHVLELLEGADNVDIRFDQYPLGPDYLLDLWEKAALEIEKCLVSLK; via the coding sequence ATGGATTATGACGTAAGAATTATCAGCACCCTGGAAAAGGTCCTTCCCAAAAGCGGGATGCTGGATTCAAGACCAATCCGAAAGCTTACAGGCTTCCGGAAGCAAAGAGTATCTTTCCAGATTGCCTATTGCTATCATGGGGATTATTATTTGAACCAGACGAAGGCACAGGCCTTCCGCAATCCTTACGCTACCGTGCGTGTAGAAGGGGATTTCAAAGAGAAAGTCAATATCAGAAAGGTAGAAAACGTACCGGTCCTGTTCCCGCATGAGAAACAGGTGAAAAAATATGATTCCGAATATCTGGGGGATGAGCCGGGACTCTATCCGGACATCCTGGCTCCCTTTGAAGGCGGCGTCCAGATGATTCTCGAGCAATGGCGCGCGCTGTGGGTGGACTGCGAGATTCCGGAAGATGCCGAAGGCGGCGATCATGACATAACCATCGTATTTGCCGGAACCGACGGCACCGAATATGTCCGCACGAGATTGACGCTCCACGTGGTTCCTGCCGTGCTGCCCAAACAAAAGGTTCTCCATACAGAATGGTTCTATCCGGACTGCCTGGCTGACTATTATGGCTGCGACGTATTTTCAGAGGAGCATTGGAAGATTATCGGAAACTTTATGCGAACCGCTGCGTCGCGGGGAGTCAATATGATCTTTACGCCGCTCTTTACGCCGGCTCTGGACACTTTAATCGGAGGTGAGCGCACCACCGTGCAGCTCGTCAAAGTATATAAGAGAAGCGATGGATATTCCTTTGACTATTCTCTCTTCCACCGCTGGATTGAATTATGCAAAGAGGTCGGTTTTGAATACTTTGAGATGTCCCATCTATTCGCCCAGTGGGGAGCAAAATTCCCTCCAAAGGTTGTGGCAGAGGTAGATGGCAGCACAGAAAAAATATTCGGATGGAACACTCCGGTAAGTGACGGAGGCTATGAAGAATTCTTAAAAGCATTCCTTCCTACGCTTATGGAAGAACTGAAAAAAGAAGGCATCCTTGAATACACTTACTTCCACATATCCGATGAGCCTACCATAGACAACGCGGATACCTATCAGAAAGCGCTTCACATGGTGCGCCCATATATCGGCGACGTGCCGGTAATCGACGCATTAAGCCATGTGCAGCTGTACGAAGAAGGAATTGTGAAGAAGCCGGTTCCTTCCAGCGAATATATCCATGACTTCCTGGATCAGGGACTTGAAAACGCCTGGGTATACTATTGCTGCGGACAGGGCTACCGGGTAAGCAATCGATTCATTGCTATGCCTGCATGGAGAACCAGGATTCTGGGCGTGCAGTTATATAAATATAACATGGAAGGCTTCTTACATTGGGGCTTCAACTTCTATAACAGCCAGTACTCCCTGCACAGGATCGATCCGTTCCGCGTGAATGATTCCGAAGACGCATTCCCGGCCGGCGACCCATTCATCGTGTATCCGGGCAAGGATGGCGAACCTATAGAATCCATGCGGCTTCCCGTAATGGCAGATGCAATGCTGGATACCCAGCTGCTGGAATATCTGGAATCCCTCACCAGCCGGGAACATGTGCTGGAACTGCTGGAAGGGGCAGACAATGTGGATATCCGCTTTGACCAGTATCCCCTCGGACCGGATTATCTTCTGGATCTCTGGGAAAAGGCAGCGCTGGAAATCGAAAAATGCCTTGTCAGTTTAAAATAA
- a CDS encoding ABC transporter substrate-binding protein produces MKRTLKKAVSALLCVTMVSALAVGCGSSGKKSSGGDDKESLEVWMPPLSENQDDKEIWNKILEPFEKEHNVKVNVEIIPWGNYEEKYLTGVTSGEGPDVGYMYMEMLGDFIDMGAVESLDDYLTDEEKDNYLYLDNGKIDGKQYCLPMIVGNAIVMCYNKDILAANGITEVPDNCSWDQFIDICKQVKVGADGSSEVYPLVQRWGNPSMSTLNASFYPYLWQSGGSIFNEEGTALAIDSEAGKKAVQFLYDLRFTHNILPDVVTSLTNDDCISYFCEGKTAFVEMESSSTVQFDEANVNWGFITSLTNQEKGTFVASDSLVLMSNAKNKDLAYSLIQYMLDGESMTEYHQSARFAPVAKDEEYHDNPAFKSVYEEDGEQLHTLSPAKGASKIGDTLYKNLQLMIMGEMKPEEVISESVSYADTILNE; encoded by the coding sequence ATGAAAAGAACACTTAAAAAAGCAGTATCCGCGCTCCTGTGCGTAACCATGGTCTCAGCGCTTGCCGTCGGTTGCGGCAGCAGCGGCAAGAAGTCCTCCGGCGGGGATGATAAAGAATCCCTGGAAGTATGGATGCCGCCTTTGAGCGAAAACCAGGATGATAAAGAAATATGGAATAAGATCTTAGAGCCTTTTGAGAAAGAGCACAATGTCAAGGTAAACGTAGAGATCATACCATGGGGCAATTATGAAGAGAAATATCTGACAGGCGTTACTTCCGGCGAAGGCCCGGACGTTGGATATATGTATATGGAAATGCTGGGCGACTTCATCGACATGGGTGCCGTAGAGAGCCTGGACGACTATCTGACAGATGAGGAAAAGGATAATTATCTCTATCTGGACAACGGAAAGATCGACGGAAAGCAGTATTGCCTGCCTATGATCGTCGGTAATGCCATCGTCATGTGCTATAACAAGGACATCCTGGCAGCAAACGGAATTACGGAAGTTCCTGACAATTGTTCCTGGGACCAGTTCATCGATATCTGCAAGCAGGTCAAAGTAGGCGCAGATGGCAGCAGCGAGGTATATCCTCTTGTACAGCGCTGGGGCAATCCGTCCATGAGCACGCTGAATGCCTCCTTCTATCCTTATCTGTGGCAAAGCGGCGGATCTATCTTTAATGAAGAAGGAACCGCGCTCGCTATTGACAGCGAGGCTGGAAAGAAAGCCGTACAGTTCCTTTATGACTTGCGTTTTACCCATAACATTCTTCCAGACGTGGTTACCAGCCTTACCAATGACGACTGCATCAGCTACTTCTGCGAAGGCAAGACCGCCTTTGTAGAAATGGAAAGTTCCAGCACGGTACAGTTTGATGAGGCCAACGTTAACTGGGGATTTATCACCAGCCTTACCAATCAGGAAAAAGGTACCTTCGTGGCATCAGATTCCCTGGTTCTTATGTCAAACGCTAAAAATAAAGATCTGGCATACAGCCTTATCCAGTACATGCTGGACGGCGAATCCATGACAGAATACCACCAGTCCGCACGATTTGCACCAGTTGCAAAAGATGAGGAATACCATGACAACCCGGCATTTAAATCTGTATATGAAGAGGACGGGGAGCAGCTTCACACCTTGTCTCCAGCCAAAGGCGCTTCTAAGATCGGAGATACGCTGTATAAGAACCTTCAGCTGATGATCATGGGCGAGATGAAGCCGGAAGAAGTCATCAGCGAATCCGTTTCCTATGCAGATACCATTCTGAATGAATAA
- a CDS encoding DNA/RNA helicase domain-containing protein, whose amino-acid sequence MQKRMRGYFMTVQEFLYGRILDEQIVEGLAWQYPGSSDSQIRAWRDLVQRLRNCDRLRYLPGSCVIVLEYELPTSDMAIDLMICGYNQGGKKLAQLIEVKQWGDDYIGNHRFSEYRGEEGRELHPQVQVSRHECSFKGYLDVGGKYLSKAYVYLPNATENGIWELVGKNPNKADARIPCQCNLDQILSEVQGNTLNHMAGGDKEMIRELMDAAYQPSHSIINAVKRSVNCQPAYHLTEEQDKKIKKIIEVIKDGNKVIRISGAAGSGKTAILLTLFVEIESHRQAWGKTARLSLGAQNTHLYRNMNQNASQIFQFSYSLSKDRSLGEGDVLLIDEAQHNKEGLLSGLLKKGCQLVLCYDEQQTITPENSLKELKEFEDREDFVEIRLKGSVRYNGSETFEKKARDYVEGNKVDTRDDRYDFQIAESFTDFQYRLQRLMASHPQEETAVIGLLSEDAKDICGRNGSILYTKWTEKGEKDWFSYVLRKEYDPSNIWVGTWWMPGLDADYVAVIAGGDVTWTPQGLHLNIGQSKHYKLMIDVASCLGIPISYAGKTYEVMERIKDYLQRCNNAALVEAFQRECDKYVTNIYYIMATRGRKGLLIYFDNRRVT is encoded by the coding sequence ATGCAAAAGAGAATGAGAGGGTATTTTATGACGGTACAGGAGTTCCTGTATGGCAGAATTTTGGATGAACAGATCGTGGAGGGGCTGGCATGGCAATATCCTGGCAGCAGCGACAGCCAGATCCGCGCATGGCGGGATCTTGTACAGAGACTGAGAAATTGCGACAGGCTTCGGTACCTGCCCGGCAGCTGCGTCATCGTGCTGGAATACGAGCTTCCTACATCCGATATGGCAATTGATCTCATGATATGCGGCTATAATCAGGGAGGAAAGAAACTGGCGCAATTGATCGAGGTCAAGCAGTGGGGCGATGACTATATCGGGAATCACAGGTTCAGCGAATACCGCGGGGAAGAAGGCAGAGAACTCCATCCGCAAGTGCAGGTATCCAGGCATGAATGTTCCTTTAAAGGATACCTGGATGTGGGAGGGAAGTACTTAAGCAAGGCCTATGTCTACCTGCCAAATGCTACGGAAAATGGGATTTGGGAACTTGTTGGAAAAAATCCCAATAAAGCGGACGCAAGGATACCATGCCAATGTAATCTTGATCAGATTCTAAGCGAGGTTCAGGGAAATACCCTGAATCATATGGCCGGCGGTGACAAGGAAATGATCAGAGAATTGATGGATGCAGCCTATCAGCCTTCTCATAGCATTATCAACGCTGTGAAACGGTCGGTGAACTGTCAGCCTGCATATCATCTGACAGAAGAGCAGGACAAGAAGATTAAAAAGATTATCGAGGTAATAAAAGACGGAAATAAAGTGATTCGTATTTCAGGAGCAGCAGGCTCGGGGAAAACGGCGATTCTTTTAACCTTGTTTGTAGAGATCGAGTCTCACCGGCAGGCCTGGGGGAAGACGGCAAGACTTTCTCTTGGCGCCCAGAATACGCATCTGTATCGGAATATGAACCAGAATGCTTCCCAGATATTCCAGTTTTCCTATAGCCTGTCAAAGGATAGGAGCCTGGGAGAAGGAGACGTGCTCCTCATTGATGAGGCACAGCATAATAAAGAAGGCTTGCTTAGCGGCCTGTTAAAAAAGGGCTGCCAGCTGGTATTATGCTATGACGAGCAGCAGACTATCACCCCGGAAAATTCTCTTAAGGAACTGAAAGAATTCGAAGACAGGGAGGACTTTGTAGAGATCCGGCTGAAAGGCAGCGTGCGTTATAATGGCTCGGAAACCTTCGAGAAAAAGGCGAGGGATTATGTGGAAGGAAATAAGGTGGACACCCGGGATGACAGATATGATTTCCAGATCGCGGAATCCTTTACCGATTTCCAGTACCGCTTACAGAGATTGATGGCCAGTCATCCCCAGGAAGAGACGGCGGTCATTGGCCTTCTGTCCGAGGATGCCAAAGATATATGCGGCAGGAACGGAAGCATTTTATACACGAAGTGGACGGAGAAAGGAGAGAAGGACTGGTTTAGTTATGTACTTCGGAAAGAGTATGATCCTTCCAATATTTGGGTGGGAACCTGGTGGATGCCTGGACTGGACGCAGACTACGTGGCGGTCATCGCCGGAGGCGATGTCACCTGGACGCCGCAGGGGCTGCATCTTAATATCGGGCAGTCCAAGCATTATAAACTGATGATTGACGTAGCGAGTTGCCTGGGCATTCCGATATCCTATGCTGGCAAGACTTACGAGGTTATGGAGCGCATCAAGGATTATCTGCAAAGATGTAATAATGCCGCGCTGGTGGAAGCCTTCCAGAGGGAATGCGACAAGTATGTGACGAATATCTACTATATTATGGCGACGAGGGGACGCAAAGGCCTGCTGATTTATTTTGACAACAGGAGGGTGACTTAA
- a CDS encoding carbohydrate ABC transporter permease, translating to MHIFKGKISKWVIGLILLMLVAISLYPFIFMILTSFTQKRIMSASFDFSSMDLRNFKNLLSNFPVLTYVKNSLIVVFCACFFNVVTATMAGYAFAKKKFPMKEGIFWLYLATLMLPGQVILIPVFTIMKQMNLLNTYPALFLVILDAFGVFLMRQFMEGIPDELIESAKIDGCGELRIFLQIIVPLSKPVIVSLVVFTFITSWNDFIWPLVMVTKDEMKTLTLGLSMLQNNYVSNYGLVMAGATVAFIFPFILYCILQRKFVEGIALSGIKG from the coding sequence ATGCATATTTTTAAAGGAAAGATAAGCAAATGGGTGATCGGCCTTATCCTGCTTATGCTGGTGGCAATCAGCCTGTACCCGTTTATATTCATGATATTGACATCATTTACGCAGAAAAGGATCATGTCGGCTTCCTTTGATTTCTCATCCATGGATTTGAGGAATTTTAAGAACCTGCTGTCCAACTTCCCTGTTCTGACGTATGTAAAAAACAGCTTAATCGTAGTATTTTGCGCCTGCTTCTTTAATGTAGTCACCGCTACAATGGCAGGATACGCATTTGCCAAGAAGAAATTCCCCATGAAAGAGGGTATCTTCTGGCTATATCTGGCAACTTTGATGCTGCCGGGACAGGTCATCCTGATTCCGGTATTTACAATTATGAAGCAGATGAACCTGCTTAATACATATCCGGCCCTGTTCCTGGTCATCCTGGATGCCTTCGGAGTCTTCCTGATGCGCCAGTTTATGGAAGGTATACCGGACGAATTGATTGAATCGGCCAAGATTGACGGCTGCGGAGAACTGCGGATCTTTCTTCAAATAATCGTACCGCTCTCCAAGCCGGTCATCGTTTCCCTGGTAGTGTTCACCTTCATTACCTCCTGGAATGATTTTATCTGGCCGCTGGTAATGGTCACCAAGGACGAAATGAAGACATTGACGCTGGGATTATCCATGCTGCAGAATAATTATGTGAGCAACTACGGACTCGTAATGGCCGGGGCCACAGTAGCATTTATATTCCCATTCATCTTATATTGCATTTTACAGAGAAAATTTGTTGAGGGCATTGCCCTTAGCGGAATAAAAGGTTAA
- a CDS encoding helix-turn-helix domain-containing protein has product MSGHFYLSNLKKYWVFPLIAGIIFICCSLLAVNVKVINLIKTDKIRESEKTIGTVSRSIDHYLLVLQQSASELMLNNQNMVLRSTDDKRDFTSSATYRYSEMIHNIKVANSLVDDIYLYYPKLDYVVGTEGSYRSKNYFLISNQLSQSGYEDWMQDVLDTEQSSFFLNNQDGEKKLYFRQHMPGSNDEEFSAVLIMCVDSTEFTRLLDMALLHDGSTSIAVVDENNELYQTGGKKLKAIPKDFSAKKIENADYIGWRMPSEYSSLSYVVVSNKEILFSPIIFIQRLLIIGVVLCTVAGLLVSLFLGYRQHASIQQTISSLNEKVLWSLKENTLSDILNQRLTDLEVIRNLFQTSGITLDYMYYCFVLADVSFEKDKKKIREWMKETGRILEAEEDSVDVMPVLSGNTAVFLLNYEPSETEITLRLAQIFESQSKRQEKIQASNVFMSPEQLVPTFEQTLSLLQSQSDPSEVRDLSTEKEGRLLLERWEKALLFQDYTNARTIVRELFHTYVLTPSDSYVRLSRQYVVVHQVLQCLEAEDARYHTNFLSAYLEQFKRCTDTKKIPEILSDILNQLEQVNNQYSLNHKDKLSYRIKKIIEDNYNKNYLGLCYISEQVNVSTSYVSKVFKEEYGMGVVEYMNRLRIDEAKEIMKRDGLTVKEIAEKVGFTSDIHFIRIFKKYENTTPGVYQRQNK; this is encoded by the coding sequence ATGTCCGGACACTTTTATTTATCAAATCTAAAAAAATACTGGGTATTTCCTCTGATTGCCGGAATTATATTTATATGCTGCTCTCTTTTGGCCGTAAATGTAAAAGTAATTAATCTGATAAAGACGGATAAGATCCGGGAATCTGAAAAGACTATTGGCACCGTCAGTCGAAGCATTGACCATTATCTGCTCGTCCTGCAGCAATCTGCTTCGGAACTTATGCTGAACAATCAGAACATGGTGCTGCGGTCCACAGATGATAAACGTGATTTTACATCTTCCGCTACGTATAGATATTCTGAGATGATTCATAATATTAAGGTCGCCAACTCTCTCGTTGACGATATCTACCTGTACTACCCCAAACTAGATTATGTAGTGGGCACGGAAGGCAGTTATCGGTCGAAAAATTATTTTCTCATCAGCAATCAATTATCCCAAAGCGGATATGAGGATTGGATGCAAGATGTACTGGATACCGAACAGTCCAGTTTCTTTTTAAACAATCAGGATGGGGAGAAGAAACTATATTTTCGCCAGCATATGCCTGGAAGCAATGACGAGGAATTCTCGGCAGTCCTCATTATGTGCGTAGACAGCACGGAATTCACACGCTTGCTTGACATGGCGCTTCTGCATGACGGCAGTACCTCCATTGCCGTGGTTGATGAGAATAATGAATTGTATCAGACAGGCGGCAAAAAGCTGAAAGCGATCCCCAAGGACTTTTCTGCGAAGAAGATTGAGAATGCGGATTACATCGGGTGGCGCATGCCTTCTGAATACAGTTCTTTATCCTATGTGGTTGTCAGCAATAAGGAAATCCTGTTTTCGCCTATCATATTTATCCAGCGCCTGCTAATAATAGGCGTCGTGCTCTGCACAGTGGCGGGATTGCTCGTCTCCTTATTCCTCGGCTACCGTCAGCACGCATCCATTCAGCAGACCATCAGCAGCCTGAACGAGAAGGTGTTATGGTCGCTAAAGGAAAATACGCTGTCCGACATCCTGAACCAGCGGCTGACAGATCTGGAAGTAATCCGGAATCTTTTCCAGACCAGTGGTATTACTCTGGATTATATGTATTACTGCTTCGTGCTGGCAGACGTATCCTTTGAAAAGGATAAAAAGAAGATCCGGGAATGGATGAAAGAGACCGGCAGAATCTTGGAAGCCGAAGAGGATTCCGTAGACGTCATGCCTGTACTGTCCGGCAATACGGCGGTGTTTCTTCTAAACTATGAGCCCTCCGAGACAGAGATCACCTTACGGCTGGCGCAGATATTTGAAAGCCAGTCTAAAAGACAGGAAAAGATACAGGCAAGCAACGTATTCATGTCTCCTGAGCAGCTGGTTCCCACCTTCGAGCAGACACTATCCCTGCTTCAGAGCCAGTCAGACCCGTCAGAAGTCAGGGATCTGTCCACGGAAAAAGAAGGCAGGCTCTTGCTGGAACGCTGGGAAAAGGCGTTGCTTTTCCAGGATTATACCAATGCAAGAACCATCGTGCGGGAACTTTTCCATACTTATGTCCTGACTCCGTCTGACTCCTATGTAAGGCTCAGCCGACAATACGTGGTCGTCCATCAGGTATTGCAGTGCCTGGAGGCTGAGGATGCCCGCTACCATACAAATTTCCTGTCCGCCTATCTGGAACAGTTCAAGCGCTGCACCGACACGAAGAAAATCCCGGAGATTCTATCCGATATCCTGAATCAGCTGGAGCAGGTAAATAATCAGTATTCCTTGAATCACAAGGACAAGCTGTCCTATAGGATCAAGAAGATCATAGAAGACAATTACAACAAGAATTACCTGGGCCTGTGCTATATCTCAGAACAGGTAAATGTCAGCACCTCCTACGTATCGAAGGTGTTTAAAGAAGAATATGGCATGGGGGTCGTGGAATACATGAACCGACTCCGCATAGACGAGGCGAAGGAAATCATGAAAAGGGATGGCCTTACCGTGAAGGAAATCGCCGAAAAGGTTGGCTTCACAAGCGACATACATTTCATCCGGATCTTCAAGAAATATGAAAACACGACTCCAGGAGTTTATCAAAGGCAAAACAAATAA
- a CDS encoding carbohydrate ABC transporter permease has translation MKRSKLKWSSASGYLFILPSLLLLILFHVIPIFMTAGYSFTQYNVLQAPEFIGLENYSNILKDPYITSSLFNTAIYTVIVVPIQTILSMLIAYLLARKFQTRFGGFVRSALFVPVITSMVLTAAVWRLLLSGNPEGVMNSIIGLFGIAPINWLGSRWPALIAVCLIAIWKNVGYFMVIFYAGMMDIPTSLYEAATVDGAGEIRQFFSVTLPLLKPITYLVVTLGTIWSFQVFDLVYTLTGGGPGRATMTLVLTIYNSAFKDYKMGYASAVSMLLLVIALFISFLQKVVFREKDGTKRRKR, from the coding sequence ATGAAACGTTCAAAATTGAAATGGAGTTCAGCCAGCGGCTATCTGTTCATACTACCAAGCCTTCTGCTCCTCATCCTGTTTCATGTGATTCCGATCTTCATGACCGCCGGATATAGTTTTACCCAATATAATGTTTTGCAGGCTCCTGAATTCATCGGTCTTGAAAATTACAGTAATATACTAAAAGACCCGTATATTACGTCATCGCTCTTTAATACAGCTATTTATACGGTGATCGTCGTACCAATCCAGACTATACTTTCCATGTTGATCGCCTATCTGCTGGCCCGGAAGTTCCAGACCCGTTTCGGCGGCTTTGTACGAAGCGCTTTATTCGTACCGGTCATTACCTCTATGGTTCTGACCGCCGCCGTATGGCGGCTGCTCCTTTCGGGAAATCCGGAAGGGGTAATGAATTCCATCATCGGATTATTCGGAATCGCGCCTATCAACTGGCTTGGAAGCCGATGGCCTGCCTTGATCGCCGTGTGCCTGATTGCCATCTGGAAGAACGTAGGATATTTTATGGTCATCTTTTACGCCGGCATGATGGATATTCCCACCTCGCTTTATGAGGCGGCAACCGTAGACGGGGCGGGGGAGATCCGACAGTTCTTCTCTGTCACCCTGCCGCTTCTTAAGCCGATCACTTACCTTGTGGTAACCTTGGGCACCATATGGTCCTTCCAGGTATTTGATCTTGTCTATACGCTGACAGGAGGAGGGCCTGGACGGGCGACCATGACGCTGGTCCTGACAATCTATAATTCTGCGTTTAAGGATTACAAGATGGGATATGCAAGCGCGGTATCGATGCTGCTGCTGGTAATCGCACTATTTATTTCCTTCCTGCAGAAGGTTGTATTCCGGGAAAAAGACGGGACGAAGAGGAGGAAGAGATAA